The sequence below is a genomic window from Scatophagus argus isolate fScaArg1 chromosome 8, fScaArg1.pri, whole genome shotgun sequence.
CCACTGATTGTTGCTGATGTCCGATTTATGGCTGAAGCAGATACCTACAGTTCTGATGAATAGTTCAGTATCAGAAATCCCCTGCTGACATCACTATTACAACATTAAATGGGTGTGTTGTACATGTTCGGGCTGTAAATGTATCCATTTTTATCCACAATAACTGatcccttaaaaaaaaaacaagaaaacaaaaaactctctTAATGAGTTGATCATGATCAATTCCAGCATCCAAAACATAGGAGAAAATACAAGCAGTTCGATCTGACCAATCACATTTCTTGCAGTTCACTTACAGTATCTTCACAGCTGCCATAGTTGTGTAGTTACATTTTTGGGGGAGGCACACATCATCTTTGACATAGCTACAAAGCCACCAAATGTATGGTGTAACCCCTTGAAGCAGAAGTATAAACACACTGTTACATAATCACTGCTCTTCAGAGTGATTCATGTACATGAACTAGAATGAGTTAGATGGTCATCATTACCATCAGCCATTTATAAGctgtgtgaatgtaaaaataagcaaaaaggAGAGGTGATTCTGACTTGACAACAGTAGTCCCCTTTACACTGTGACTGGGAGCAATATGTGATGAAAGATGGTGAAATCTTTGGTAGTTAACCAGATTGGTGGTCATAGATTGTATTGTGAGGCATGGACAGCTGATAAGAGAGCTTCAGTGAACAAAGATAGTGCATTgtattgtttcttcttttctctggtCTTCACAATCTCTTTGTGCTCcccttttcagtttttgatgTAGCAGCGCTACATGACCAAAGCTTGTTTAGGTTTTGCACGAACGATGATGCAAATTGTTGACATGACTCTTCTTGCAACCCTTCATTTTTGTGGCACAGCAAATCATTGCACAGTTTGACATGTCTCGAAATTGAGATCATACACTTGAGCCTTACATCTCACCCATCTCACCTTTGTTCACACCTTGCCAGGTTTTTTGCAGGAGGATCAGAGCGCAGCGGACAGCAGATCGTTGGGCCTCCAAAGAAGAAGAGCTCCAATGAAGTGGTCGAGGATTTGTTCAAGGGGGCCAGGGAACATGGAGCCGTGCCTCTAGACCGCACTGGGAAAGGGCTAGGAGAGCCCAGCAAATCCAAGGTAAAATGAAACCCACAAACCCAGAGCCATTGTCCTTTTCTGGTCTCTTTCCGTGTTCCTACTTTTTGTTGATTCTattgtctcattttgtttctgctgtctcGTCTCATAACTTAGGCGTTCTTTGGCGGAGGCTACAGGCTAGGTGCAGCTCCTGAGGAGGAGTCAGCCTATGTGGCTGGAGAGAAACGAGCCTCAAACAGCCAGCAAGatgtgagttttgtttgtttgttttttttttttttaaacatataaaatcTTGATATCATTCAGGCAATCATGCTTTCCTTTATAATGTCCAGTGCTGTATAACTGCAATTTATTTCTTCAAACTATCAAGAGATTTGGGACTCGTTCCTTGTCCAAGTTCAACCCGACTACTCTGCAGCAGTGGTGAGGTGTTTTAACACCCTCCACTTCACTGACCTTCTCCTTTGTTGGCAtattaatttaatgatttcaaGATCTCTGCATTTATATTCATTCAAATGTTGTCTTCCTCTCGATTTGGGTATCATTGTCAATCATCAAAGTTCTGGAACATCGCAGAGCTGTATTCagatatttaatgttgttgCATTAAGTAGTTGACATGCCTGAGAGAAATCCTTCTGTAAACACATGGCTTATCTGCATTGCTTCTTGATTTTTCTGTAGGTGACCTCCCTCATGCAGTAATAGAGCAGGCCACACAGATGAAGTCTGATtattttagatagatagatatactttattgatcccaggctgggaaattgcagtttTCCAAGAGACTTTCTATTCATTTTTCCATTACTGTATGCACATGCATTTCTCCTCGAtttgtttctttgatttttgattttcgATTGCTTGGCATTTAGCCTCGTGATATACTTTATAAAAGCGAGGCTAAGTGTGAAGCTGTGGCTATTTGCTGGAAGCACTACATACCAATACAGATCAAGCACCTaacacactaaaaaaaaaaaagtagaaaagttccattcatttgatttttacCTGTACTAATTGTAGGAGAATAATATCCACATTGGATAATGTCCTCTGTCTAAGGGCATGAataatgtttgtctgtgtgtgttaggtcCATGTGGTGCTGAAACTGTGGAAGACAGGTTTCAGTCTGGATGATGGTGAACTCAGAAACTACAGTGACCCTGGCAATGCCAACTTCCTTGAAGCAATCAGAAGGGGGTGAGATTTTCTTTCCACCTATCACACATCCCTCatgtttttatataattatGTATACAGGCATCTGATTGacctttttctctctgagaCTTTGTGTGCTTGAAGTGCACACATTAAGACCACTGAAAGCATGTAGCTAAGCCCCCTGTTCACCTACTGTTTGCTCCCACCCCAACACAGGGAGATTCCCCTGGAGTTGAGACAGCGATCTCGAGGGGGTCAGGTCAACCTTGACATGGAGGACCACAGGGATGAGGACTTCACCAAACCCAAGGTTGCCTTCAAGGCTTTTGGAGGTGAAGGACAGAAGTTGGGAAGGTGAGATTGATGAGCagtcttgttgttttatttaatatgCTTTCTGTACCATTTCTCCATGGTGAAATCCAAAGCCCTTTTTCagaccaaagtgtgtgtggcaGGACTGAGTGTGAAAAGGCGAGCAATGATGTTGTCAGTTTAGCAGTAAATTTATGGACCGACACAAGTGCTCTTCACACAAATGGATGAGCAGATACCCATTTTCCTCTAGGGGTGGGCAGTCTGCTCATAAAATATCATGATCTTTGATGATCCACAAACTGCAGTCACAAACTGTGATTGTTTTCCTCAGTTTTGCCCTGTGGACTGTAGCCAGCCTCTGGATTTCTCATTTTTCACCATTCAAACACGGTATTGGGATTATTACTCTAAAGAGAGTTGTTTAGCACAAGGTCCTCACCGCCGTGCTGCTGGCTATAACTCACACTGCTTTGTTTACAGTGGTGGTCcacaaactgctgcatgcaTTCCATGCATGGTCTAATAACAAAGGCTGGAAAACCAGTCATCTGCTCTCTGCAAGGATAAATGACTGCTTGCTAATTAGTCATGTGGCAATGTTGGAGCACATTTAAATTTCAAGGAcagagtaagtaagtaaaatgaGGGAATTTTAATAGCACTTAGAAAGGCCCAAATAAGAAAACAGCAGGTTTAAGTAACACTATTCTCTAAGTTCTTCACAGTCATACCACAGTTAGTTTTCAGCAGTGCTGTTTATTCACTGTGAGGCCAGGATCCTTATTTGCCGCACTATATTTGATTGGGCTGGGCctcttactttcagtgaaggaaaatcgTAATGcttcagacattttggacaatgctatgcttccaacttccaactgcacaaagcaaagctccataaagacttggttggatgagtttggtgtggaagatcTTGACTGGCCCACAAAGAGCCCTGAACTCagccccatcaaacacctttgggatgacctggaacagagactgagagccaggccttttggtccaacatcagtgcctgacctcactattgctctactgcatgaatggacatTAATCTTCACAGAAAGCCTTCcgagaagagtggaagctgttatagctacaaCCTTTTCTACATATTTAGGATgtgtcattgaagtccctgaGTAATTGCCATATAAATAATATGGTACAACTGCATTAATCTGACTTTTACATGTTGCCTCCTCTGACTTAGTTTTCATCATGACCACAGTTTGACAAAGTGAATGTAAATTCTCATCTttttccatcctcctctcctctccagtgCCACCCCAGAGTTGATTTCAGCTCCAGCCACCTCCCAGCAGGACCAGGCTGCCAACGAGGCCCAGGCCAGTGCCTCAGTGAACCTCGACCCCTCCCAGCCTGTGACCAACATTCAGATCCGACTGGCTGATGGCGGCAGGCTGGTCCAAAGGTTCAACCATACCCACAGGTGATTGGTTAGCTCTTTTCACCTCGAAGTCggtatgtgtttgtatgtacagAAGACGGCTCCAGTATTTGTGCAGGTCAGCGGAATGGTCTACTGGCCTGTTTAAAACAGTACACGTTCATATATTTGGACTGAAAACTACATCTGAAGTCTGTCCCTGGCAAGAGCTCAAGCACTAGACAGaataattaaagtaaaaatatgaaCCAAATATGAAGATTTCACTTTTTGTATCCTAATTTATCCTtgtaaaaagaccaaaaacccTGCCTCTTCATTGACCAAAATCAGTGAAGCAAAGTGAATAGTTCAGTAAAACCTTATGTAATAAATATGGCTCACATATTTACTTTCTTTCGCATATCTTTcgcatttttctttttttctttaaatgactgctcaaatataaaatgtaatgtggCCAAAAATCTCAAGTAGTCAATAGACAAATAGTCACTGGCCTGCaggcttttctttatttagtgTCGATCatttgacaacaaaaacattgaGTTATTGAAAGGTTATTTAggcaatttaaaaaacaaaaagaattaaaaaaatcaaatcaaaattgtTAGTGGCAAACTCAACCACATTCTGTACCACTGTGGtaatttgttttactgcagcattaagaaagaaaaacaaacactgctgttggtttttcaaatgtatttttgacaCTTGAAACTTGCTATGTTGTAGTTCcattaaagaaaaagcagctacagctgatatctccatAACTCAGCAGCTCATACCAAAAACATCTAGATGGTTAAAGAGCACtacaggtgaaatgaaaaagcGTATTTTTGATTGGACTGAGGGAAGTGGTGGAGACGGAAAGCACGTTTTCACCTGATGCCAGAGACAGTTCTTGTTTCTATATCAAGTCCTCATGAAGGGTTGTGTTGAACGTCTATTCTTTCTCTTAACTTGCAGCCACATTTCAGGCACACAAACTTGCACATTTTTCCTTGAAGCCCTTACATATGATATGACATTTTTAGGTTTGATTTAGATTTGACCCTCAAATAAATCTATGTAGCAATCATAGCAAATAAATGACACTCCTACAGACTTCAGAACTTCttgaaacatcacatttttacgTTTTCTTCAGTAATACAGAAGTTCAGAAGACAGAAGTTTGTACTTTGCAAACAGGAGCTACTAAAAGCTAATTTAGCGCAATTTTACAGAtgccaaaatgtaaataaatacaggCTTGAGAGATGTAGCTGACGGCTAAGTGGAGCATAACCGTCCCTCGCtgtgtcaaaatgttaaaaaaaaaggagaactCTGCTCCCCAGGTCGTCATCGTTTGGATCAGCTAACATAGACCGCATTTCATCCTGTCACAGAAACATAAGTAAACCTGTATTTCCTGTCACCATGTCACATTTGTGTCCCTCAGGGTTTCTGACCTGCGACAGTTCGTGGTGGCGGCCCGGCCCGCCATGGCTGCCAGAGAGTTTGTTCTCATGACCACCTTCCCCAACATGGAGCTGTCGGACGAGAGCAAGACGCTGCAGCAGGCCAACCTCCTCAATGCTGTCATCGTCCAGCGGCTAAAGTGAGGAGGgggtgggtgtgtatgtgtaagagcaaaacaccccaccccaccccaccctctgGTGGTGTGGCTTTGTAACTGCTGCGCTGTGAAACCTGCTGCCCCCCctctgagggaggagaaaacGTGGACTTATGTATGAACTTGTAATTTCTGAGTTTTGATTTTCTAAAGTGAAACATAACATTCTGCCCCCCATCCCACTCCCacgcccccccctccctctgtgGCCTGTGATGGCAGTAATGAGGAGGGGTAACTAAAAATCTTCTTGAATGGAACAGAGTTGATGTCAGAGCTATTGGAAAGCCAAATAGATGCTGTAGAGTTGTGGTTCTGATGGGAATGTGTTGACCTGAAAGCAATTTCTGGTTTAacccagaaaacacagcagcagccaagcTTTCGGAAGAGCGGTTTGGGTGCAGAGATGTTTACTAAACGTTGCTCTTTTTCTCATTAACTTCCCATTAACATCCCcacttctcctcttctgttaaCCTTAACTGGACCCTTACTATCAGATGCTGTGGCATCACCAGGTTCATGCAGCAGCACTTCTGGTTTGTCTCTGTTACAGTAGCACAAACCAGACCCACATGAGGAATACTAGTCTTATTAAAGTAGAAGTACATATTCATAGTGTGGTTTTGTACAGGTTTCCATTTCTTTTTAGAAAGAGAAGTGTAATGatgtgacaaaacacaaaggattttttcttttccacaaagCAACTTATACCAGTAGCCTTACTCTCCTTCATTCACCTGCAGAACTACACCTCTCCCTTTGTTTAAATGAAGAtggagttatttttttaaactgcctTTTTTGTCCCTCCCCCCCCCCTTACAGATTGTCCCAGTTAGTGGCATTTTGATATAGTGTAACATGAAAACCAGTTACACTTTTCTTGACTGTCAA
It includes:
- the nsfl1c gene encoding NSFL1 cofactor p47, which codes for MASQEESVREFVAVTDVDEERARFFLESAGWDLQLALASFFEDGADDDIVTLPQPEGGSSVSRSAGPCVQPRVTSLRDLMHEAEEESDEEEGQRFFAGGSERSGQQIVGPPKKKSSNEVVEDLFKGAREHGAVPLDRTGKGLGEPSKSKAFFGGGYRLGAAPEEESAYVAGEKRASNSQQDVHVVLKLWKTGFSLDDGELRNYSDPGNANFLEAIRRGEIPLELRQRSRGGQVNLDMEDHRDEDFTKPKVAFKAFGGEGQKLGSATPELISAPATSQQDQAANEAQASASVNLDPSQPVTNIQIRLADGGRLVQRFNHTHRVSDLRQFVVAARPAMAAREFVLMTTFPNMELSDESKTLQQANLLNAVIVQRLK